The following proteins come from a genomic window of Salvia hispanica cultivar TCC Black 2014 chromosome 4, UniMelb_Shisp_WGS_1.0, whole genome shotgun sequence:
- the LOC125224052 gene encoding sulfite reductase 1 [ferredoxin], chloroplastic-like, with translation MTTSFAAAAVAAAKDPAIPIFPSTFTGLNSASTYLLLSKRPQRFHSSAATPHHSFIRAVSTPVKPDAPVEQKRSKVEIIKEHSDFIRYPLNEELLTDAPNINESAIQLIKFHGSYQQYNRDERGGRSYSFMLRTKNPCGKVSNQLYLAMDDLADQFGIGTLRLTTRQTFQLHGVLKKDLKTVMSTIIKSMGSTLGACGDLNRNVLAPAAPIYRKDYLFAQETAENIAALLTPQSGFYYDMWVDGEKVMSAEPPEVVKARNDNSHGTNFTDSPEPIYGTQFLPRKFKIAVTIPGDNSVDLFTNDIGVVVVSDADGEPQGFNLYVGGGMGRTHRMENTFPRLAEPLGYVPKEDILYAVKAIVVTQRESGRRDDRKYSRMKYLISSWGIEKFRAVVEGYYGKKFKPCHELPEWEFESYLGWHEQGDGRLFCGLHVDSGRIKGIMKKTLREVIEKYNLNVRITPNQNIILCDIRQAWKYPITTVLAQGGLLQPRYVDPLNVTAMACPAMPLCPLAITEAERGIPDLLKRVRAVFEKVGLKYSETVVMRVTGCPNGCARPYMAELGLVGDGPNSYQFWLGGTPNQTTLATVFKDKVKIHDLEKVLEPLFYHWKRKRLSKESFGEFTNRMGKEKMLELVDKWEGMPQGPLRYNLKLFADKETYEKVDALAKLQGKSAHQLAMEIIRNFVASNQNGTIE, from the exons ATGACGACGTCGTTTGCTGCCGCTGCCGTAGCCGCAGCCAAGGACCCTGCCATCCCGATTTTTCCGTCCACCTTCACCGGCTTGAACTCCGCTTCCACCTATCTTCTCCTCTCCAAACGCCCCCAGCGTTTCCACTCCTCCGCCGCCACTCCACATCACTCCTTCATCAGAGCCGTCTCCAcg CCTGTAAAGCCAGATGCTCCTGTTGAGCAGAAACGCAGTAAGGTCGAAATAATCAAAGAGCATAGTGACTTCATAAGATATCCTCTCAATGAGGAGTTGTTAACTGATGCCCCTAACATCAATGAGTCTGCCATACAATTGATCAAGTTCCATGGTAGCTATCAACAGTACAATAGAGATGAACGTGGGGGAAGGTCTTACTCCTTTATGCTCCGTACTAAGAATCCTTGTGGAAAGGTTTCAAACCAACTCTACCTGGCCATGGATGATCTAGCCGATCAGTTTGGGATCGGAACACTTCGTTTGACTACTAGGCAAACCTTTCAACTTCATGGCGTTCTAAAGAAAGACCTCAAGACAGTAATGAGTACGATCATTAAAAGCATGGGTTCAACACTTGGTGCATGCGGTGATCTGAACAGAAATGTTCTTGCTCCTGCAGCACCCATCTACCGAAAAGATTATTTGTTTGCCCAGGAAACTGCAGAAAATATTGCTGCACTCTTAACCCCACAGTCAGGTTTTTACTATGATATGTGGGTGGATGGGGAAAAAGTTATGTCTGCAGAACCTCCTGAGGTAGTGAAGGCTCGAAATGATAACTCCCATGGTACAAATTTTACTGATTCACCTGAGCCCATCTATGGAACTCAGTTCTTACCAAGGAAGTTCAAAATTGCGGTAACTATACCAGGAGACAATTCTGTCGATCTATTTACAAATGATATTGGCGTGGTGGTTGTGTCTGATGCTGATGGCGAGCCCCAGGGCTTTAACTTATAT GTTGGTGGTGGGATGGGGAGAACCCATAGAATGGAGAACACCTTCCCTAGGCTGGCAGAGCCATTGGGTTATGTGCCAAAGGAGGATATATTGTATGCTGTAAAGGCTATTGTCGTCACCCAAAGAGAAAGTGGAAGAAGAGATGATCGCAAATATAGCAGGATGAAATATCTAATTAGCTCATGGGGAATTGAGAAGTTCAGAGCTGTCGTTGAGGGGTATTATGGAAAGAAATTCAAACCTTGCCATGAGTTGCCTGAATGGGAATTTGAAAGCTACTTGGGTTGGCATGAGCAG GGAGATGGTCGACTATTTTGTGGCCTCCATGTAGATAGTGGTCGAATCAAAGGGATAATGAAGAAGACACTACGAGAAGTAATTGAGAAGTATAATTTGAATGTCCGCATTACCCCAAATCAGAATATCATTTTGTGTGACATTCGTCAGGCATGGAAGTACCCAATCACTACTGTTCTCGCTCAGGGCGGTTTATTG CAACCAAGGTATGTTGATCCTCTGAATGTGACAGCAATGGCATGCCCAGCTATGCCACTTTGTCCTTTGGCAATTACAGAAGCTGAGCGTGGAATACCTGATCTCCTTAAGCGAGTCCGAGCtgtttttgagaag GTCGGCTTGAAGTATAGTGAAACTGTGGTTATGAGGGTAACTGGCTGCCCCAATGGTTGTGCAAGACCTTACATGGCTGAACTCGGCTTGGTTGGTGATGGTCCAAATAGTTATCAG TTTTGGCTAGGAGGGACGCCCAACCAAACTACACTTGCAACAGTGTTCAAAGATAAAGTTAAGATTCATGATTTGGAGAAAGTTCTAGAACCTTTGTTTTATCACTGGAAACGCAAGCGGCTCTCCAAGGAATCATTTGGCGAATTTACAAACCGCATG GGCAAAGAGAAGATGTTGGAGTTGGTGGATAAATGGGAAGGAATGCCACAAGGGCCATTGCGGTATAATTTGAAGCTTTTTGCTGACAAGGAGACGTACGAAAAAGTGGATGCTCTAGCGAAACTTCAGGGTAAGAGTGCTCATCAATTGGCAATGGAGATTATCCGCAATTTCGTGGCTTCCAACCAAAACGGTACGATTGAGTGA
- the LOC125221125 gene encoding uncharacterized protein LOC125221125: MHWEWKNCPSAWKGLYTTGFKSKHPTIVLEAVADYRLWIWYAYFGVAGSKNDINVLQSSPLFNDQELGVGPAVSFVANGNQHNMGCYLADGIYPMWPVFVKMIRCATEDKKKYFASCQEAVHKDVEQAFGVLQSRWAIVKGPSRLWHMDCIADVIYARIIMHNMIVEDEGAALTDWASDDDEVCRENAISRKKELIARRRKATEKRLILVFELNCVEIVVDRWNLVEFVWSEMGNVEFMSRGSRFGN; this comes from the exons ATGCATTGGGAATGGAAGAACTGCCCCTCCGCCTGGAAAGGGTTGTACACAACTGGTTTCAAGAGCAAGCATCCCACGATTGTCCTTGAGGCGGTAGCTgactaccggctgtggattTGGTATGCATACTTTGGAGTAGCCGGTTCGAAGAACGACATCAATGTCCTACAGTCGTCCCCTCTTTTCAACGACCAAGAACTTGGTGTTGGTCCGGCTGTCAGTTTcgtcgccaacggcaaccagcACAACATGGGCTGctatttggcggatgggatTTATCCTATGTGGCCCGTCTTCGTGAAGATGATCAGATGCGCAACAGAAGATAAGAAGAAATACTTTGCGAGTTGTCAGGAGGCAGTGCACAAGGATGTGGAGCaggcatttggtgtgctccagagtCGATGGGCGATAGTGAAGGGTCCATCGCGGTTGTGGCATATGGACTGCATCGCTGATGTCATATACGCAcgtattatcatgcacaacatgattgtcgaagaTGAAGGTGCAGCACTGACTGATTGGGCCAGTGACGATGATGAG gtgtgtagagaaaatgccATATCTAGGAAGAAGGAATTAATCGCCCGGAGAAGGAAGGCGACagagaaa CGATTGATCTTAGTTTTTGAGTTGAATTGTGTGGAGATCGTAGTTGATCGGTGGAATCTGGTTGAATTTGTGTGGTCGGAGATGGGAAATGTTGAG tttatgagcaGAGGCTCACGGTTTGGAAACTGA
- the LOC125223898 gene encoding phenylacetaldehyde reductase-like, with the protein MSIAAAKTVCVTGASGYIASWLVKFLLQKGYTVKASVRDPSDSKKTQHLLALDGAKERLQLMKANLLEEGSFDSVVNGCEGVFHTASPFYHAVTDPQAELIDPAVKGTLNVLRSCAKAPSVKRIVLTSSIAAVAYNGKPRTPEVVVDETWWSSPEVCEQMQMWYVLSKTLAEDAAWKFVKEKGIEMVAINPAMVIGPLLQPTLNTSSAAILNLINGAETYPNSTFGWINVKDVARAHILAFENPSANGRYCLVERVAHLSEIVKILRELYPTYKLPEKCADDKPFVPLYQVSKEKSISLGVEFTPLEEGIKETVESLKEKKLFKPPSAI; encoded by the exons ATGAGCATTGCAGCGGCGAAGACCGTGTGTGTAACCGGTGCATCGGGCTACATCGCCTCATGGCTCGTCAAATTCCTGCTCCAAAAAGGCTATACGGTCAAGGCCTCCGTTCGCGACCCCA GTGATTCAAAGAAGACACAACACTTGCTTGCACTTGATGGAGCCAAGGAGAGACTTCAGTTGATGAAAGCAAACCTGCTGGAAGAAGGGTCCTTTGATTCTGTAGTTAATGGCTGTGAAGGTGTTTTCCATACTGCATCTCCTTTCTACCATGCAGTTACAGATCCACAG GCAGAATTAATTGATCCTGCTGTGAAGGGAACACTGAATGTTCTTAGGTCATGTGCCAAAGCGCCCTCTGTGAAAAGGATTGTTTTGACATCTTCTATAGCTGCGGTTGCATATAATGGGAAGCCGCGCACACCTGAAGTGGTAGTCGATGAGACGTGGTGGTCTTCACCAGAGGTTTGCGAACAGATGCAG ATGTGGTATGTTCTTTCAAAGACATTGGCTGAGGATGCTGCTTGGAAGTTTGTGAAAGAGAAAGGTATCGAAATGGTTGCCATAAACCCGGCAATGGTTATTGGTCCGTTATTGCAGCCAACACTAAACACAAGTTCTGCAGCAATACTGAACTTGATCAATG GTGCAGAAACATACCCGAATTCTACCTTTGGATGGATAAATGTCAAAGATGTTGCTCGTGCACATATTTTGGCATTTGAGAATCCTTCAGCAAATGGAAGATATTGTTTAGTGGAGAGGGTTGCACACTTGTCAGAAATCGTCAAAATACTACGTGAACTCTACCCTACTTACAAACTTCCTGAAAA GTGTGCGGACGACAAGCCATTTGTGCCGTTATACCAGGTCTCCAAAGAAAAATCGATATCTCTAGGTGTCGAGTTCACTCCTCTTGAAGAAGGAATCAAAGAAACTGTTGAAAgcttgaaggagaaaaagttgTTTAAACCTCCATCAGCTATCTGA